TTGTTTCTATGTTGTGAAGCAAtatcctttgcttttctttccagttactgttctgctgctCATGATCATTGCCTGCAGTTGCTGCTGCTATAGCTGCTGTAGCTGTGATGGACATCCTGACCACAGACGTAGGAAGATCCAAGTCCGCCCAGTTGCCCATTcatgaaataaaacaacaagTGACACAACCAACTATCCAGGACATCCATGGACATCATGACTCAGTCCTATGGGAATGCCTTTCTACACTAGCTCACTGAAAATGGCAATAACAACATTAATATGACTCAGAGGACCAGAAATCACAGTATGGAATTCCTTCTTCCTCAGACAGCCACTGCTGGGTTCCATGGTGTGACCAGAAAGGTAAAACTACTTTACCATCTCTGTCTCCTGCTTCTGGGGTGGGGGTGTATGGACACAGGCTGCTGAGAAAACAGACACTTTCCCAGtggcagccctgcagctggacCAGCTAAGGATTCCCTTTGTGAGCATGGAGCCACAGACCAAAGGAGAAAACACAAGCACTGCCACATGCTTGGCAGAACTCACTTTTTCCCTAAGTGCTTAATCCAGAAGGATGATGCTGGGTGCtaccaaaacccacagacaccACTGGAAGATCCACAGGCCCAGTACCCCTTGGATCAAGCCCAGATCTGCTTTCTTAAAAGCCACTGGCAATAGAAACATTCAGCTGAGGTGtctcctgaaaacaaaaaattgtggATCTATCCACTGCTCCAGATGTGCCAGCTGAGATGCTGAGTACAGCTGGTAACAAACGCTCCCTGCTTTATTTCATCAGTGTTACAATGtgaaattgtaaaaaaaaagtagatgtGAAATtgccaaagagaaaaatcagattgTGTGCAATATCCTTTGTAAATAGAAAGttgaaggcaaaaggaaaaaaaaaaccacaaaagaaaacacttcacTGATGCTACAGCTTAATTTGCTCATTCTGCTGCTAAAcctgctccctccccacctcctgtgCTCTCCTGCTTCTTGCCAGTGCATGGTCCTTATAGAGCACAGGAGATACAGGGGATGAACAAATTCCTGTCCTTACTTGAGGGACCTGTCTGCCTGACTCCCTGCACTGTGTGCAGTTTATTTTAGTGGGCATAAACATTATGCCTAAGGTATAATTATCAACATATAAAAAGGCATTTCAGAGGGCTGACATACAGTATGGTAACTGTCACTTCAGGGTACACACACAGCAGCTGACAATAGGCTTTGTGACAAAGCAGAGCCAAGAATGGGCTGTACAGCTGAAGTTAATGAGTGCAAATAAATCCCTTTTCCATGCTGCAGCCACTGTGTACGTTTGGTTTACACTTTGTTGAACTTCAGAAATGGACTTATGTAAGTACAAGGCTATGGCACAGGCCACAGCTTTCATAACAGGGACAGACAAGAACCATCATCCCACACCTGGCTCTGTAAGGCACCAGTCTGGCCTTCAGCCCAAATGTGAAACCAACCACCCTGATGGGAAGGTGTAAAATGTTACACAAGTAGATGTCACCTTCTACCCTTGTATTCCAACTGCTAAGTCTAGAAGAATCAAAGACCTTACAGCTGTCTATAGCAGAGCCAACATGTAGCTAGAGAGAAAAGAATCAAGTTTATAAAAGTGGGCTTTTAAATAATCTTCGtgcttcagaaaggaaaaaaaaaaaaaagagaaaactttatAGAAATCTCTTTTGTCTGATGCCTGCATTCAAATTAGTAAAATTTTCATTACATCAGTAGCTTCTCATGTATTTAATGAACTTCATTTTTGCAAAGAAACTAGATTTAGGTATTCTACATTTTTGTAGTGTTGCACATTGGAATGTATCTGCAGCCAGCAACAGGAAACTCAAGGAAACTAAGGAGTTTCCTTGAGTTCTaaaactcaaggaaaaaaaaatttctcaaacTCCCAATTTCACTTATAAGTTCAGAACAATTTTCCAGAAGATGAGGATGTTCCTAAGAAAGTAAATATTCGAGCCCCAACTTGACAAATGCCAACAGAGATCTGCACCACTGTGAGCTGCTGCATGCAGAGAGAATAACAAGCACTGGCCTTGATTACACTGTCCCAATGCTTTCAGTCCCAGCCAATATGCTGGGGTAGGATAAGCTCAAGCATGGCCTCAATGTACTCTAATCAACATTCAGAGCTGTGTCACACTAACCTCCCTGTCAGATATGCCTTGGCTAATTTTGTGTACAAACAGGTGACATAGGAAATCTCAGCTCCTCTTTTGCAGGGCACAGACTCAACAGATGTTTCTGTATCTCAGTTAAGTCACAAGACCTGAGGAAGAACAGAGCTTAGCTTCTTCCCTAGCCTGTGCTAGACAGTGCCAGCTGCAGGAATTAACAGAATGCCTTTGAGAAATCTCTCAGCAGCATGGAACCAGTCTGTGCTACCAGTCAGGAGGAAGCACAGCAGGCTGGAAACATACCAGTGACCCAGGGGCTGCTGTCAATAGGAAGGAGCTGCCAGGCCTTATCTCAACAGGAAAAGCTACAAATACATGTTTCCCAGTGGTGCTACGAGTTGAACCACTGACAAGTACCAGGCAGaaggacaagagaaatggcTCCTGTCTTATCTCTGCCACTTCAGGTTCCTAAATTAGAAGCATAGAATGAACACAGCACTGttagaaaagaggagagaaaataaagcagttcTCTAAAGAATTCAGGTGGCtttctggagcagaggagcagccacCCCATGGAGGAGGGGTCCCTGGACTGATTTCTACACACATGCCTAGATCTCAGGCCAAATGTTCTGTTTTGTACCATTTTGTACCATTGTACTCATCTGGACTATTCCTGTATTTGGTATTTAAATACACCAAATGCTTGCCAGGGCTGGATGAGGTCTGCAGCCTTCTTGCATGCAAGAAATCAGGTTGTCCTGAAAGATATCCAGCAAATCCCCAGCTtactgctgctcctcagagtCTGCTGACCAGAAACATGCTGGTCTCTGGGTCCCTGCTCACCACTCACACAAGCATTTGTGGTTTTGGCTTCAATCATGACCCACATAAATGGACCTGGACTGCCCTGAGCACTAGAGGGGATGGATCCTCAGtatttcaaaaagcagaaggagattgagaCAGCACTGACTAAGGCAAGACTGCTTCCAACACTGTGCATGTTGAGAAAGCCTAAGTGAGCCTAAAAGAAACTTCAAGGGGATACAATTACTTCAGTCCTGATAATACAAGTGTTGAAATAGTTTCTTTCCTTGAGGAAACTAACAGTGAGGCCACCTTCCCCAGCAGAAGTGGTTCAAGTTTTACTGACAACTCAATGGAATAGCTTCTATTCTGTAACATCATCCCTCTGCTTTCAATGTGATTTACTTGGCTTGCACATGACAAGTTTGCttgtacacacacacagcctcacACACCACTTACTCCTTGTTCTCCCCTCCCACCTCTCTCCAGCAccatccctctgctcttctccagttAGGAAAGCAACAGGCAGTCAGTTTTACTGCAGCTAAGGGGAGGGCAAGGCTCTGGAATGAATGTGTCCACTTAAATTGCCCACTGAAGTTTGGACTGGAGGGCAATCTTGTTCAGACTCTGATTTTAGATGTGGCAGTCTCCTAATGAAGCTGACAATACAGATCCAGGACACAAGGCACTCTTCTCTCTCCAACCTGCAGCCTTCCCCAGGCAGGGCACATTGTGGGCCTTTACAACCACTGTAACAAGTGCATGAGTGGATAAAGCCATGAAGAGGAAGGAATGTCTGAGCAGCAACTGAACTAGGTCTTTGTAACTAGTCTCAAGACTTCTGATTAGATTAGCCACACCTTTGCAGGAAAGTTATACATTAATCATGCACAGAGTGCAAACAGGCCACTTCCATGCTACCTCTACAAGTCTCCAGGTGCAGTAAGGGGGTCCCTCAGCACAGGTCAAGAGCTCTCAGAGTGGGTGAAAAGGTACCAGAAGAAACGCCTGCTACAAACACAACAGGTATTTATAAAATCACATACAGCTATGCTATTTTAGGAGATTAACTGTGGTTAGCAAGAGACAAACTTTGTAGGGTGTACAGTATATAAGGTTTCTGCCTTTGGGTCTATAGACCTAGTATCTGGGCTGcctcctttttaaaagcaaaggcAGCTATCCAGAACAGCTTTCATGTCCTGTATGTCTGTTGGGTGATCTGCCATCatcccagaaaacaaaacacaaactgaATCTATTTGGCTgctgagaaagaaacaaaaacttcaGCAAACTGAAGGGCAAGGTTGTGCTTCTAGTCAAATGTGACTTGCTGGGGATGAAACATGGTTTATAGACTAATCCTCTTCCTTACAATATTAAGAATACAGACATAAGGGgcagcaaataaaaatcagaaatcagaGATCAGAAATAACTCAGATAGCACCCTGCATTATGCCTGCAGAGTCATATTTGAAAGAAAGTGTGAGAAATAATCCATCCTTTCCTTGAGAAGCAAGGAAGCTTTAGTAAACCTACAAGATGTTCACAAAGAGACACTGACTTCTTTAGAAAGAACTGCCAAGTCATAATGCAAACTTCCAGTAAAAGAGCAAATGTGTAGAAACCACTGAGATTCCAGTTTACATTATTGCATGGGATGTAAAATTATGCTTCTATTGCAGAGAAACAATGTCTTACTGAAGCAGCTAACTGATAGCAGGAGACCCTTTTTTACAGGACTAGACTATTCTGAGCCCTATGAAGATCTTTGCTTATTGTTGGTGTTAATTCGATCCCCAGTGAGCTCTCAGAGTTTAAATGCCAAACTTCTTCCTTCTGGTTTTTGCTCCCATTTCAAGGAAGGGTGACTCTGCCTTTTGGAAGAGGGGTGCCTGCAGGCACAAATAGCATGCATGCCTATTATAGTTTTGGGACTGTGGCTCAGAGTATAGAGGGGATTCACCAACATCTGATATCATTCTTGTCTACCTCCAGCAGGGTGGAAGCCAGCATGTCATCAGTACAAGAGGCATTCTCAGTTCTCAAAAACCTAAAGAGAATGATTGTAACAAGTGACTGGGCTCTTGGAGGGCTAGTGGTGATTGGCACCTTCTGTCTTGTTTGTGTTGCTCTCCTCTTGTTTGCTGTCATCTTTGGGTGCTGCTCATCTCCAAGGAACAAGCGGAGTGTGGATGAACAGTGAAGCTGAGACACAGTACCTGGGGCCCTGCAGCTTAGCAAGACTCAGGCCAGCTACACCCTGGTTGTGTTGTTCATAGAAAATCTCAGCTTCTCTCCCTGGGTGGGTATTTCTCCTCATGCAATGTTTCTGCATCAACAACAATGCACCAATGCCAGCAAGCTCACAAGACCACAGCAAGCTCAGTACCCAAGGCTATCTGTCCTCATGCATGACTGGCCAAACACCACAGTCAACTCACCTATAcatgattttcatttttcaagcaAAACCACCAGTTAGAGTTGGCAAATGGTCACCCACCACCTAAAACTGATAAAGATCTTTTCCACTGCTGcagttaccttttttttctccatcttgcAAATGGGCAACAGGAAACTCTGACCAGCAAAAGCTTTGTCTTAACCCTCTCTCTAAAAGCAGCTTATAACATTGTTCTCCTGTCTTAGTCAGACAATAGCCTCAATATACTATACAAAAACTCTCTTGCCAGTATACAAGTCTCTATTCATTCTTATTTAGTATCTTGCAAGATCAGAGTTTCAAGTTTGCTTTCACTGTTTGAATAAAACTGTATTAattcaaaatgtaaaaaagaatGCAACATGGTAGTTCTTTAAATAGGACCATAATCTCCTGTACAGTTATGAGCAGAGAAGCCAGCCAGTGGTGCTGCAATGTGTGACTCTGGGATGCACATGGCATGGTATACAGCAGAAAGAACATACTAGGCtaggagagggaagaaagagtATAGGAGACATGATTTCTAATTAGGTCACCGATATTCTCTTCAAGAAATTTCTCTTATGTACCCAGTCAAATCTTATTTCCATTACTATTCGTCTAAGCAAAAGAGAATGATTTCAGTTACTGCCTcactgctgcagtgcagctctAGAAAAGGGCTCACTCCAGGTAGCAGTGAGGCTCTTCAGAGCATGCATGAAGTGGGGGATGCTGTAAGATGGTTACACAAAGCCTAACTCATGCCCTCACTGGAACACCACCCTGGAATGTCCTGTGACTGCTTCTGGCTTGTGCAAGGTTAGTTCAGTGATTCCAGTTGGAATGGCACAAGTGACCATTCTCAGATATGATTGACACAGCTAACTCTACTGATAACCAACTTAGGAATGAAGGCAGAATAGATACTAATAAAAGGTTTCATGAGGTTAGCATCTAAGCAGATAGATACAGCTCTCTCTCAGATTATATAAAACCAAGACACAAACAGACATCTATCCAGCCACTCTCACAGTGACCTGGTAACAAACATCAGAAAGAACAGAGTTTGATCCACTTACTTGGCTAAGAACTTGTTACAGCAAGAAGCCTCCTAGTAGCCTCTTCCCACAATCACCTTGATTTTGGGCAAAGGAGTGCTCTAGGACTACTCACGGTTGTGCTAAACTTCAGTACAAGCAATACTCTCACAAAGCAACACCATAAAAACAGGATTTGTTTACCAGACATGACCACGAGGAGAGTGCCTGCTCTCTAAGGTATCAGGAAAGAAGCACATGTTCCAGTCACACAGAAAACCATGTCTTAACACAGgtgcaaaaaaatgaaacaaaatgcagaCTGGAAAGCAAGAAGCATGTTGGCCATTTTCAGTCAGTGGACATATACTGCTCTCCTACAGGCAAAATTATAGCTTTGATGTCTTATCCAGCATAGAACAGCAATTAGCACAATTACAGCTTACAAGTCATGAACTAAGCCTGAACAATGCATGTTGTGGTTTCTAGTCTGCATTTAGACTGGGCATGTCCATAATTTGAGCCTGTTTCTGAAGCATTCGAAGCACCATCGGCTCATTTGAATGTCAGTGAGAATCACAGATACTCTGTACTGCCTCTGAGatttaaagaaacattaaaTCTACACACTTCCATCACTGGTCAAGCTGTTTGTCTTCTAAGAGAGATGATGTGGTGAAGGAGGaaccaaagcaaaagcaaatggaaCTAAGTCAACCCATCATCAAAGATAGAACCTAGTAAAATTCATAGCCAGAGTAGTTAAACATCACTGAGTCACTTGGGCAGGCTCCAAAACCCACATCTCTGTTAACTTAGAGGTGGGAGTGAGCGAGAGATGTCTCAGGGACACTTTCTTCAGCTCAGACAGTAAAATATCAGGCAATTAATTCtgtagtttctttttccttgacaTGCAAGATCTCAGCCATAACAATGCCTCAGAAGTGATAGTAAATGGCTTCCCCCACATTAAACGGACTCTGAAAGCTCACTcaccccagctcctcacagAAGTTCACAATGGCATCAAATGCTGTCATCACAGCTTTGTCAGATTCTTTTaaggtgccttttttttcctgaaagtaGACAGGGACAGTAACTGTagttttccatttaaatataaaCAGATAAAGAAACTCTAACAATGACCAAATCTAACCCTTCTGATGAATATGGCAAACAGGTACAGACATCACACTCTCTCTGCTCCACACTTCTGCTCTCCCATGTCTCTGTAACTGGGCTGGAACTGCCTCTgactcccttttcccttcctgcttctctgccttctgTCATCCCTCGAAACAAGGCTGCAGACAGCTCTAGACTCAGGAAAACTCATTTAATCTTTGCACATTCAGAGGTCACTGCAGACAAGAGGCAAACCAGATCAGGGCAAAGGCAGCATATGTGGGCAGGTGGATACTATTCTGCAGATCTTACTTGGATGTTAGAGAGCTCCTTCTTGATCAGGAAGCTGACTTGGTCCCGGTCATTCCTTGAGTAATAGAGTCGGCAGCAGGAGGGCTTCCCAtctctcccagctctcccagatTCTTGGTAATACCCAGCCATTGATTTAGCAATATTCCAGTGGGCAACAAATCTGCATGGGATAAGACAACAGGAATGCATACATAACTGTGCTGTTTGTGGACATCATCAATAGTAAAAAATAGGGCAGTAAAAGTGCAGAAGACAGGATTTAATATAGCAAGGGATTTTGCATGCAGAAATTTAAGTCCTCTTAACATGAGacacaaggaaagcagcagagctgtaagaaaacaaatacaCCTGAAAAACAGGTGAGCAGGTTGTCACTCCAAATGGATGGAAAAGAATCAGCACACAAATATCCCAAATGTGCATACAATTGTACAGCTATGCAGAGTGAGAATAAGGACATAGCTTTAAGGAGTTTGGGAGATTTAACTATAacatacagaacagaaaagtcCTGTTTATTTTGTGGAACACAGTTTGAACATGACAGAACATAATTTGAAATACTTGATTTGAAAAAGACACTTCTTTGCCAACAAAGTGGGCATGGGAAATTCTGTCTCATGAAGCCCACTTGTAGATGTAGGCATTCTTCCTGACCAGCAAATATGACCATGAATCATCACTGAACTATGTAATCTCTGAAGCAAGGTTTTCAACACACCACTGTAAGACTGCTTTAAACCTGCTTGTACCTGAATATTCAGCAATTCATCTTATACCAGTGTTGAGAGGATTTTACACTACAGTAACACTGCCAAGTTTTACATACCAGTCTGCCTCAAAACCAGCATGTCCCAGAGGCAGGTATGATGCATATGGGTGtggcaaaaaaaagtaaatgacaaaaagcaagcaaacacgTTTCTCCAGACACAAAAGCTCCAAAAATGGGCCaggcaggaagcagcagaacTTTTAATCCCTATCAGGAAGTTTActaaagaaatacataaataatctCAAACAAAACTGAATTAGCAGTGAAGAGAGGAGCAGATTCcattagaaaaagagaaaccacatctgttttccttcttgtgcAGAAAAGTCACCACCAGAACTTGTTAGACCTGATCTTAGTTGACAGCATACACACAAACACTTAAAACTCTGCCAACATAGAGCTAAGGCTAAGCAGCAGTGCATTGCTGCCTGGGCTCAGGTGTAATTTAAACTATTAAAAACATCCTGTAAAGAGTAACTTTAGCTCTGTTCCTTGGAAACTGACCATGTAACAAGCACATTTCAGGTATATTTCACTCTCAGTCAGCCCTACACATTTCAGTTAGTCTCcagtttactttttttaatgatagctgttctgagcagagcagaagggttTTAGCAGATCATTAATTCATGTTGCTATCAGAGACTTCTCATATCTCTGCTGGGTAACACATATCAAGCAGTAAAGGAGTGCATTGCTACAGGATCCTGTTATCTGCCAGCACAGTGACACAGACAGAAGGGGGGCATAGTTATGGACCAATGTGATTGTCTCAGTGATgtcctgcccctctcctgcaGCATTCAGAGCAATTGCTTTAAGAGGATTTTAGAGGAAAGATCAGCACTATTGGGGGTGTTGTGTGAGCTGCAGATAACAGGGATAGAGTTACCCCTCTATGAAGTGATCACAGCTCACAGTACTAACCACCTGCACATGGTGGTACAGGAATTCTAACAACATGGAGCAATTATGGTAATGGTTAGAAGTCCCAGAGGAACAGCAATGGAAAACATGTGCAAAATTTCTGTCCTTTGActaaagctgtattttttatatgatTACTGCCATTTTTGCTACTCATTCTGCACTGCACTGCAAAGGGAGATGTCTAAAAAAAGCTGATTCTGACTATTTTAGTAGAGGGCATATGAATTATTTTAGTTGCAGATTTTCCCACTGTTATTTAACAGCAATTATTGCACTAAGAGAAATGAAAGGGACAGCTGTGATTGTATCAAGATGTCTCTTTATGAAACCCTGGAGGGTGTGGCAAAAAACAAGCATTCCTCCAGTTTTTCTTGGTTTCAAAGATGACTAACAAAGAGGAGCTCTAGTGCTTTGTTGTTCTTTCCTTCACAAAACCCTTCCAGGTttgtttttgctgcttttaagaTAAAAAACCTCCAGGTCTGGTATTGTGGGTTTTAGCAAGTGTTCATCAGGCATTTGAGTAAGGTTTATCTGGTAATAGAGAGACTGAGGCTTTCCCTTTCCCACTGCTCAGGTTTCAGGCTCTAGTGGTGCCCAACACTCAGTCTCACACACCTTACATTTGCTTTGTCTACTCCCATTCCAAAACTGATGGTTGCAACAATAACAGGGATCTTCTCTTCCATCCATTCATTCTGGACTGAAGTCCTGTCAGCTGCCTTGAGCCCTGGgaatggaaaaagaaggaaggaaaaaatgagaacaaaaaaaaggaaggaaaaaagaaaaaatagaaaagaaatgaggattttcttcctcctctgagctgctgtagTGAGCAAAGCCCCTAACACACTCCTCTCTGTACACAGTCCTCTCTGCCCATGAGCAAGCagaagtcagcagcagttgtttctgttccaaagagaaaaattcatATCTCTCCTGGGATAAAGCTGTTGTTATATTTAGTCCAGTTGTACATATTAGGCAAGatccaacaaaaccaacagttGCGGAGTGAAGGCCCCACATGTACCTCACAGACCTGATGCATAAGACCATGCCTAGAAAGGTGTTTTCTAGGTAGTCCCAACCCAAGCCTTGAAGGTGGGACAGTTCAGTTCTATCAGCTACAGAGAGATGCAGACACAGCTTCCAATACCTGCATGATATGCCTTGGCTTTGACTCCTCGGTAGCTCAGTTCAATAGCCAGCTGGTCACACACGTCCCTCATCCTGCAGTACACAATGCCACAGCCAGAGTACACCTGGGAGGACAGGAGAGAAGGTCCATGACACTGTCTGAAGCCAATCAACAAAGCTGCAGTCATCAGTATGGAAGAGACAGGGGGGGTGCCTAAAGCTCATCTCTTCTACAAGCTGATTCTCCAGGAATTGAAAAGATACTGCTACAGCACAAAAGTAAATCAGACACAAAAAGTTTTCTTCTAAGTCCTATAAGACTAAACATCCACCAGATATGGTCCCCAGTGGGCACTAGGCAAGAAGTAGTCTGCCTCCAATAAACTCACGTGCAGAGGCTATAACTGAGTTGCCAGAAGTTATTTGGGGAATTAGTGTTAGAGCAGGAAATTCAATAAAACACTTCAAATGCTTCTGCTCACTCCTGCCACAGCTGAAGTACAGAACACCAAACATTCAACGATTGCCTGGGATATGACAAACAAAGAAATGCTAGTTTCATATTCctcatccatttttttttagactAATGCCTGAAAAGAATGCAGCCTTCACATTCTACCTATTTTAGAGGAACTAAAAACATTTGTGAGCATTTTCCTTCCAGGAACCTCCTCCTTCCCCGCCACAGACCATACCAATTACTGGAAGGCCAGTGACCATTAAGATAGATTTATTACTGGAAGGCCAGTGACCATTAAGATAGATTTATTACTGGAAGGCCAGTGACCATTAAGATAGATTTTGTTCAGTTTATCCTCCTTCCCTAAATATAAAACCTACCCCAGTGGTGTTCTTCACTTCAAGTGCCTTCAGACAGAAGTCCTTCAAGTTGGCGTATGGATCCGTCAAGAGCTCTTTGAACTGCACATCATAGAACAAGTTAGATCTGAAGCAAGGAGTCTTAAACATGGCCAGTGGCTGCCTTAGCTTAAGTGCTGCCACAATGTCCTCCTGGACCTGCTTGGTGGCCGTGGCAGTCAGGGCAACACAGGGAGTGCTGGGTACCCGGGTGCGCAGGGCACCCAGCCGCAGGTAATCGGGTCGGAAGTCGTGGCCCCACTGGGAGACGCAGTGAGCTTCATCAATGATCAGGTAGGACAAGAGGTTACGGGACAGCAAAGAGTTCAGAGTAGGTTGGAAGGAAGAGGCAGCTGCCATCTCTGGGGTGAGGTACAGGAGTTTTACTTGGGGCTTCTCACTTGCCAAGTCAGCCAGGATTGCCTTCTTTTCCTGGGCAGAAAGCTTGGAGTTGAGAGAGCAGGCTTTGATCTTCAGAGCCAGCAAGTGATCCACTTGATCCtacaataaatacaaaattgaaaagaaatgaaaggcaaatggaaataaaagtcACCGTCACCAAGACTACTGGGGAGATCCAGGTGAGGCACCAGCTTCTACCTCCAGGATCAAGTCTCAGGACAACATATGCCTGCAGGCTGGGTGTTTAGAACTTCAGCTTTCATCTTCAGCTGTGAGCAAATCTGTCCAACTCTTGCATCCAACTGCATTTTTGTGCATCCATTCACTTTAAGacagtttgtttgctgctggggaacaCCAACAGGGGTCTGTGCAAAAGGACTCATCATAGCTACAATGAGCTGAAACAAGCCACCAATATCTCTCAAGATTTACACTATCAAGTTGTGACAGATGGAAGATGAATGCCACCACCATACAATAAGAGTGTGTTTCATTCCAAAATAACTAAAGGATGTTATAAACACAGCTGACATAGGACAAAATAGAAGGATCATGCAAATCACCACTGAACAGTATCAAGTCCAGGTGAGAATCAGCCATGAAATCCAGGAAGAAAACAGTGTAACACATCCAGTTACATCCAGATGAACCCTGGGCATATAAATTCTACCCTCTTTCCCTACCCCAAGCTGCTCACTTGCACTTCACAAGGATTAACATTTCAGAAGATATAAATAGCCCTGAAAAACAAGTATCTCCTTACTTTACTCAATAACTAACTGTTTTCATTAACTGACTTAATAGCCATTGTTTCCTGCTCACAAAATCAACTCTCAGCCTCCTCATCTCAGGTCTTGATGAGAAGACCTCTGAAGGTTCACTCCAGCTCTGTTCCCTAGGACTCCCTGAGCCTATCTCAATCTATTTGTCACTCTGATACATTCTGCTTCACCAGCAAATCTTACcaatggtaatttttttaacttccatttCAGTGATACAATATTGTCTGAGTTGGAATTTGATCAGAAATCCTCACACTTGGAAAAAGTTCACAATTTATAACACCTTTCTGAGATGTGTTACCAAGCCTGCTCTTCATTCTTACTGGATATTACATTAAGACCATAAAGGAGTTACAAAATACAAATCAAAAAGCCTCAACCCAAAACAGCAGCCTACAACACCAGATGTCGTGCAAAGCTAAACAGATGTTTTACAGAAGTCTAAGCAATGCTACAGCTGCTCTTACAGGGAAGTGCTTCTCCCAACAGGTGATGAAACAGTagacaaaatacagaaaacagaagtgtCACAGATGAAAGTGctcaaggagcagctgagctgcttctggTAACAGAAAGACTGACAGCACCAGAAAGACATTTTGATGCAGAACAAATTATGCCTTCAAAGGCAACTTCATCACTCTTGGAGTTATCCCTTTATAGGTAAAATGGCAGTTTTCTTCTGGGGAAAGATCCAGTTTGGTCTATTTGAAGtactctgctttgctgcttctctaTAGCACATGGGAGGTAAACGATAACtggggaaaatggagaaaagctCAGTTATAAAACCCACCAGGTTattattaaagaagaaaaacctccTTTTAGAGAACTGCATAGTATCATACCAGAATTACTCTGCTCTGCATCTAAGTTGCAACCTCTTCATTTATCACCAGGGTAAGGAAAACAT
Above is a genomic segment from Heliangelus exortis chromosome 20, bHelExo1.hap1, whole genome shotgun sequence containing:
- the RECQL5 gene encoding ATP-dependent DNA helicase Q5 isoform X4, which produces MSGQAPPGLEGRVRKTLRKVFGFESFKTSLQESATMTVARGEKDVFVCMPTGAGKSLCYQLPAVLAVGITIVISPLIALIQDQVDHLLALKIKACSLNSKLSAQEKKAILADLASEKPQVKLLYLTPEMAAASSFQPTLNSLLSRNLLSYLIIDEAHCVSQWGHDFRPDYLRLGALRTRVPSTPCVALTATATKQVQEDIVAALKLRQPLAMFKTPCFRSNLFYDVQFKELLTDPYANLKDFCLKALEVKNTTGVYSGCGIVYCRMRDVCDQLAIELSYRGVKAKAYHAGLKAADRTSVQNEWMEEKIPVIVATISFGMGVDKANVRFVAHWNIAKSMAGYYQESGRAGRDGKPSCCRLYYSRNDRDQVSFLIKKELSNIQEKKGTLKESDKAVMTAFDAIVNFCEELGDKV
- the RECQL5 gene encoding ATP-dependent DNA helicase Q5 isoform X5, whose translation is MSGQAPPGLEGRVRKTLRKVFGFESFKTSLQESATMTVARGEKDVFVCMPTGAGKSLCYQLPAVLAVGITIVISPLIALIQDQVDHLLALKIKACSLNSKLSAQEKKAILADLASEKPQVKLLYLTPEMAAASSFQPTLNSLLSRNLLSYLIIDEAHCVSQWGHDFRPDYLRLGALRTRVPSTPCVALTATATKQVQEDIVAALKLRQPLAMFKTPCFRSNLFYDVQFKELLTDPYANLKDFCLKALEVKNTTGVYSGCGIVYCRMRDVCDQLAIELSYRGVKAKAYHAGLKAADRTSVQNEWMEEKIPVIVATISFGMGVDKANVRFVAHWNIAKSMAGYYQESGRAGRDGKPSCCRLYYSRNDRDQVSFLIKKELSNIQEKKGTLKESDKAVMTAFDAIVNFCEELG